The following nucleotide sequence is from Achromobacter spanius.
AACACATGCAGGCGTTTGCCCGCGGCTTTTTGCCGATGGCGTTCGCGCTGGCTGGCGTGGGCATGCTGTTGCTGTTGGAACCCGACCTGGGCGCCTTCATGGTGATTGTCGCCATCGCCATCGGCATCCTGTTCCTGGGTGGCATCAACGGCAAGTACTTCAGCAGCCTGCTGGGCGTGCTGGTCGGCACCTTCCTCACGCTGATCTGGCTGTCGCCCTGGCGTCGTGCGCGTTTGTTCGCGTACCTGGACCCCTGGAACGAAGACAACGCCTACGGCAGCGCCTATCAGTTGTCGCATTCGCTGATTGCGCTGGGCCGTGGCGAATGGCTGGGCGTGGGTCTGGGCGCCAGTGTCGAGAAACTGCATTACCTGCCCGAAGCGCACACCGACTTCCTGATGGCGGTGGTGGGTGAAGAACTGGGTTTTGCCGGCGTCATGCTGGTGATCACGCTGTTTGCCATCATCATCTATCGCGGCTTTGATATCGGCCGGCAGGCCATCGCCATGGAACGCACGTTTGCGGGCCTGGTGGCGCATGGCGTGGCCATGTGGTTTGGCGTGCAGTCGTTCATCAACATGGGCGTGTGCCTGGGCCTGTTGCCGACGAAGGGCCTGACCCTGCCGCTGATGAGCTATGGCGGATCGGGCGTGGTGATGAA
It contains:
- the ftsW gene encoding putative lipid II flippase FtsW, whose product is MSLIADLTASVNAVRPGRTKMRNFDLPLVIAASTLLLLGLLMVYSASIALADGPRYASYGRYYFVIRHGLFVSAGLLAGAVVLAIPIRVWQRMAVPLFMLAIVLLVAVLIPGIGREVNGAHRWIPLGPLNFQPSELMKLAALLYAADYTVRKQEHMQAFARGFLPMAFALAGVGMLLLLEPDLGAFMVIVAIAIGILFLGGINGKYFSSLLGVLVGTFLTLIWLSPWRRARLFAYLDPWNEDNAYGSAYQLSHSLIALGRGEWLGVGLGASVEKLHYLPEAHTDFLMAVVGEELGFAGVMLVITLFAIIIYRGFDIGRQAIAMERTFAGLVAHGVAMWFGVQSFINMGVCLGLLPTKGLTLPLMSYGGSGVVMNLCALAMLIRVDVENRVMMRGGRV